The following are from one region of the Hymenobacter sp. YIM 151858-1 genome:
- a CDS encoding valine--tRNA ligase, with translation MSIPKTYQPAEVEDKWYQRWQEQGFFNSKPNPRKPAYSVVIPPPNVTGVLHMGHMLNNTIQDVLVRRARMQGKEACWVPGTDHASIATEAKVVQMLKERGIEKKDLSREEFLKYAWEWKEKYGGIILEQLKKLGASCDWSRTRFTMEPDLTEAVLRVFVDLYRKGLIYRGIRMVNWDPQGRTALSDEEVIPKDTVAKMYHLRYEVVTGNKGQATGENEDVSLVTSSPVTYLTVATSRPETIMADVAVAVNPNDERYKHLHGAKVRIPLLGREIPVILDEYVAIDFGTGALKVTPAHDLNDYELGLKHKLPVIDILDDGGFLNEKAVLYVGQDRFAARRNIVKDLGDAELLDKVEEYQSVLQTSERTGAVIEPRLSLQWFLKMEHLAGPALEVVENDAVKLHPPKFKNMYRVWMENVRDWCISRQLWWGQRIPAYYLPDGTFVVALTDEEALQLAREQSGNSELQASDLRQDEDVLDTWFSSWLWPISVFDGFKDPDNPDVNYYYPTDDLVTAPEILFFWVARMIMAGLEYRKDVPFRNVYLTGIVRDAQGRKMSKSLGNSPDPLDLIAQYGADGVRTGMLFSSPAGNDLLFDIKLVEQGRNFTNKLWNAFRLTQGWEVSEELPFVNERATEWFQAKLQSTLAELDEHFDKFRMSDALMTIYKLVWDDFCSVYLEMIKPAYQAPIDAETLRRTTGFFEQLLKLLHPFMPFITEEIWHHLAERGPKDYLCVAAWPKQQLVEGGAELLGRVEKALDVVAGVRNIRNQKGLGPNKPLTLAAKTEDTALLQDFDGIIRKLAALTEISVVDAAPAAAVGFVSGGAEFFVPMEGQIDLGAERERLTKELEYAQGFRDSVLKKLANEKFVQNAKADLVERERQKLADAEAKIAALEQSLAAL, from the coding sequence ATGTCCATCCCAAAAACCTACCAGCCAGCCGAGGTAGAAGATAAATGGTACCAACGCTGGCAGGAGCAAGGCTTTTTTAACTCGAAGCCCAATCCGCGCAAACCTGCTTACTCGGTGGTGATTCCGCCCCCGAACGTAACCGGCGTGCTGCACATGGGCCACATGCTGAACAACACCATTCAGGATGTGCTGGTGCGCCGCGCCCGCATGCAGGGCAAAGAAGCCTGCTGGGTGCCCGGCACCGACCACGCCTCCATCGCCACCGAAGCCAAAGTGGTGCAGATGCTGAAGGAGCGGGGCATCGAGAAGAAAGACCTCTCGCGGGAGGAGTTTCTGAAGTATGCCTGGGAGTGGAAGGAGAAGTACGGCGGCATTATCCTGGAGCAGCTGAAAAAGCTCGGCGCCTCCTGCGACTGGTCGCGCACGCGCTTCACCATGGAGCCCGACCTGACCGAGGCCGTACTGCGCGTGTTCGTCGATTTGTACCGCAAGGGCCTGATTTACCGCGGCATTCGCATGGTGAACTGGGACCCGCAGGGCCGCACGGCCTTGTCGGATGAGGAAGTAATTCCGAAGGACACCGTGGCCAAGATGTACCACCTGCGGTATGAGGTGGTGACAGGTAACAAGGGACAAGCAACAGGTGAAAATGAAGACGTGTCACTTGTCACCTCATCACCTGTTACCTACCTAACCGTCGCCACCTCGCGCCCCGAAACCATCATGGCCGACGTGGCCGTGGCCGTGAACCCGAACGATGAGCGCTACAAGCACCTGCACGGTGCCAAGGTGCGCATTCCGCTCCTAGGTCGCGAAATTCCGGTTATTCTTGATGAGTACGTAGCCATTGATTTCGGAACGGGGGCGCTGAAGGTAACGCCCGCGCACGACCTGAACGACTACGAGCTGGGCCTGAAGCACAAGCTGCCGGTAATTGATATCCTGGACGACGGCGGCTTCCTGAACGAGAAGGCCGTGCTGTACGTGGGGCAGGACCGCTTTGCCGCGCGCCGCAACATCGTGAAGGACCTAGGCGACGCCGAGCTGCTCGACAAGGTGGAAGAGTACCAGAGCGTGCTGCAGACCTCGGAGCGCACCGGGGCCGTTATCGAGCCGCGCCTGTCGTTGCAGTGGTTCCTGAAAATGGAGCACCTCGCCGGCCCCGCCCTGGAGGTAGTGGAGAACGACGCCGTGAAGCTGCACCCGCCCAAGTTCAAGAACATGTACCGGGTGTGGATGGAGAACGTGCGCGACTGGTGCATCTCGCGTCAGCTGTGGTGGGGCCAGCGCATTCCGGCCTATTACCTGCCCGATGGCACCTTTGTGGTGGCCCTCACCGACGAGGAAGCACTTCAACTGGCGCGTGAGCAAAGCGGCAACAGCGAGCTGCAAGCTAGCGACTTACGCCAGGACGAAGACGTGCTTGATACCTGGTTCTCGTCGTGGCTGTGGCCCATCTCGGTATTCGACGGATTTAAGGATCCGGATAACCCCGACGTCAACTATTACTACCCGACCGACGACCTCGTAACGGCCCCGGAAATCCTGTTCTTCTGGGTAGCGCGCATGATCATGGCCGGCCTGGAGTATCGCAAGGATGTGCCGTTCCGCAACGTGTATCTCACCGGTATTGTGCGAGATGCGCAGGGCCGCAAGATGAGCAAGAGCCTGGGCAACTCGCCCGACCCGCTCGACCTCATTGCGCAGTACGGCGCCGACGGTGTGCGTACCGGCATGCTGTTCTCGTCGCCGGCCGGCAACGACTTGCTGTTCGATATTAAGCTGGTAGAGCAGGGCCGCAACTTCACCAACAAGCTCTGGAACGCCTTCCGCCTCACGCAGGGGTGGGAGGTAAGCGAGGAGCTGCCGTTCGTGAACGAGCGGGCCACGGAGTGGTTTCAGGCGAAGCTGCAGAGCACCCTGGCCGAGCTCGACGAGCACTTCGACAAGTTCCGGATGTCCGACGCGCTCATGACCATCTACAAGCTGGTGTGGGACGACTTCTGCTCGGTGTACCTGGAGATGATCAAGCCGGCTTACCAGGCCCCCATCGATGCCGAAACGCTGCGCCGCACCACCGGCTTCTTCGAGCAACTCCTGAAGCTGCTGCACCCGTTCATGCCGTTCATCACGGAGGAAATATGGCACCACCTGGCCGAGCGCGGCCCCAAGGACTACCTCTGCGTAGCCGCCTGGCCCAAGCAACAGCTCGTTGAGGGCGGCGCCGAGCTGCTGGGCCGGGTGGAAAAGGCACTGGATGTGGTGGCCGGTGTGCGTAACATTCGCAACCAGAAAGGCCTGGGTCCGAACAAGCCCCTCACGCTGGCGGCCAAAACCGAGGACACAGCTCTGCTGCAGGATTTCGATGGCATCATCCGTAAGCTGGCGGCCCTCACCGAAATCAGCGTGGTAGATGCTGCCCCGGCTGCGGCGGTAGGCTTCGTTTCGGGTGGTGCCGAGTTCTTCGTGCCCATGGAAGGCCAGATCGACCTAGGGGCCGAGCGTGAGCGTCTGACCAAGGAGCTGGAGTACGCGCAGGGCTTCCGCGACTCGGTGCTGAAAAAGCTCGCCAATGAGAAGTTTGTGCAGAACGCCAAGGCCGACCTGGTAGAGCGCGAGCGGCAGAAGCTGGCCGATGCCGAGGCTAAAATCGCAGCCCTCGAGCAAAGCCTGGCGGCGCTGTAA
- a CDS encoding dihydrolipoamide acetyltransferase family protein: MARVEMVMPKMGESIMEGTVLKWLKQVGDTIDQDESVLEVATDKVDTEVPAIHAGVLQQILVEEGQVVAVGAPIAIIETDAAAASNGQAPAAEAAPVAVEAEAAQVAEQVPFVPNAAAASAAATGGSQLGEAQPGRFYSPLVLNIAREEGISMADLERLPGTGQGGRVTKKDILDFVANRGQQPAQAAPAAVAPVAQAAAPAPQATAAVAAPAPAAQPAAVAASASKPAPSVSGNQELIEMDRMRKMIAQRMVDSKRISPHVTSFVEADVTNIVQWREKHKDAYKKREGENLTYTPILVQAIVKAIQDFPNINVSVDGDYIIKKRDINIGLAVALPSGNLIVPVIHNADQLNLNGLSKRVNDLANRARQNKLKPEDLANGTYTVSNVGSFGNVMGTPIIMQPQVAIMALGAIKKKPAVIETPQGDLIGIRHFMFLSHSYDHRVVDGSLGGMFVRRVADYLEQFDPNTTI; encoded by the coding sequence ATGGCACGAGTGGAAATGGTGATGCCCAAAATGGGCGAAAGTATCATGGAAGGCACCGTCCTCAAATGGCTCAAGCAGGTGGGCGACACCATTGACCAGGACGAATCGGTGCTGGAAGTGGCCACCGATAAAGTGGACACCGAGGTGCCCGCCATCCACGCCGGCGTGTTGCAGCAGATTTTGGTGGAAGAAGGCCAGGTGGTAGCCGTAGGCGCCCCCATCGCCATCATCGAAACCGACGCCGCTGCTGCCTCCAATGGCCAGGCTCCGGCTGCCGAAGCTGCTCCCGTGGCTGTTGAGGCCGAAGCTGCCCAGGTTGCCGAGCAAGTGCCGTTCGTGCCGAATGCCGCTGCTGCGTCAGCCGCCGCAACGGGTGGTTCGCAACTGGGCGAGGCCCAGCCCGGCCGCTTCTACTCGCCGCTGGTGCTCAACATCGCCCGCGAGGAAGGCATTTCGATGGCTGACCTGGAGCGCCTGCCCGGCACCGGCCAGGGCGGCCGCGTTACCAAAAAAGACATCCTCGATTTCGTGGCCAACCGTGGCCAACAGCCGGCCCAGGCTGCTCCGGCAGCAGTTGCTCCGGTAGCCCAAGCCGCTGCCCCGGCCCCGCAGGCTACGGCGGCAGTTGCCGCCCCCGCTCCTGCCGCTCAGCCTGCCGCGGTTGCAGCATCGGCCAGCAAACCGGCACCCTCGGTAAGCGGCAACCAGGAGCTGATCGAGATGGACCGCATGCGCAAGATGATTGCGCAGCGCATGGTCGACTCGAAGCGCATTTCGCCGCACGTTACCTCGTTTGTGGAGGCCGACGTAACGAACATCGTGCAGTGGCGCGAGAAGCACAAAGACGCCTACAAAAAGCGCGAAGGCGAAAACCTGACCTACACCCCCATTCTGGTGCAGGCCATCGTGAAAGCCATTCAGGACTTCCCGAACATCAACGTGTCGGTTGATGGCGACTACATCATCAAGAAGCGCGACATCAACATCGGCCTGGCCGTGGCGCTGCCCTCGGGCAACCTCATTGTGCCGGTGATTCACAACGCCGATCAGCTGAACCTGAATGGCCTGAGCAAGCGCGTGAACGACCTCGCTAACCGCGCCCGCCAGAACAAGCTGAAGCCCGAAGACCTGGCCAACGGCACCTACACCGTGTCGAACGTGGGCTCGTTTGGCAACGTGATGGGCACGCCCATCATCATGCAGCCGCAGGTGGCCATCATGGCCCTAGGTGCCATCAAGAAAAAGCCGGCCGTGATTGAGACGCCGCAGGGCGACTTGATCGGTATCCGCCACTTCATGTTCCTGTCGCACTCCTACGACCACCGCGTGGTTGATGGTTCGCTGGGTGGCATGTTCGTGCGCCGCGTGGCCGACTACCTCGAGCAGTTCGACCCCAACACGACCATCTAA